A genomic segment from Flavobacterium inviolabile encodes:
- a CDS encoding TAT-variant-translocated molybdopterin oxidoreductase produces MASNKKYWKSVEELNENSSIVETLRNNEFVEEIPTDEFLGDKDTLSTSSTTRRDFLKYVGFSTAAASLAACEGPVIKSIPYVVQPEEIIPGVADFYATTIADGFDFANILIKTREGRPIKVENNNLPNAITGANARVHASVLSLYDSLRLKQSKIAGKDASWSEVDTKVRAALSDAKAKGGQIVLLTGTMASPSTDKLIADFIAKNPTAKHVVYDAVSSSDALDAFQMVYGERALPNYDFSKADVIVSVGADILGDWQGGGYDAGYAKGRIPKNGKMSKHIQIEANMSLAGANADKRIPLTVTDQKLALVKIFNVVTGASVATSKIANEEAVMKAAQQLKAAAGKGVLVSGLDDVNAQLLVLAINRALSSEAFNTAATRLIRKGDAKAVAQLVNDMKSGAVHTLIMNGVNPVYTLPNAKDFLEGLNKVKLSVAFSLKEDETASKSAVAVAVPHYLESWGDVTIAKGHYSITQPTIRPLFDTKQFQEALLSWTGNPASYYDFLKATSAAIATGTTWNSLVHDGVFVSEVAPLAGSAADFGSAAGKLAQAKNAGGLELVLYTKTGMGDGQQANNPWLQEFPDPITRVSWDNYVTVAKKDAEKLGLVNYNVANGGLNGSYTTIEVAGVKLENVPVIIQPGQAVGTIGVALGYGRKEAMKQEMQVGVNAYALYAGMKSDQVAKVTKANGDHEFACVQLQKTLMGRGDIIKETTLEIFNTKDAAEWNIVPMVSLDHKETPATKVDLWDSFDRSIGHHFNLSIDLNACTGCGACVIACHAENNVPVVGKSEVRRSRDMHWLRIDRYYSSQDTFKGDVELKEGASGLMNSIDTFTGMEDPSENPQVAFQPVMCQHCNHAPCETVCPVAATSHGRQGQNHMAYNRCVGTRYCANNCPYKVRRFNWFLYNKNSEFDYHMNDDLGRMVLNPDVNVRSRGVMEKCSLCIQMTQATILKAKREGRAVGKDEFDVACSAACSSGAMIFGDVNDKESKVAKLAEDDRMYHLLEHIGTKPNVFYHVKVRNT; encoded by the coding sequence ATGGCATCAAACAAAAAATACTGGAAAAGTGTTGAAGAACTAAACGAAAATAGTTCTATTGTTGAGACGCTAAGAAACAATGAGTTTGTTGAAGAAATTCCAACAGATGAATTTTTAGGAGATAAAGATACTTTATCGACTTCATCAACTACTCGTCGTGACTTTTTGAAATACGTAGGATTTTCTACAGCAGCAGCTTCTTTAGCTGCGTGTGAAGGTCCGGTAATCAAGTCTATTCCTTATGTAGTTCAACCTGAGGAAATCATCCCTGGTGTTGCAGATTTTTATGCAACTACTATCGCTGATGGTTTTGATTTTGCAAACATCCTGATCAAAACCCGCGAAGGTCGTCCTATTAAAGTAGAAAATAATAACTTACCAAATGCTATAACCGGTGCTAATGCAAGAGTTCACGCTTCTGTATTGTCGCTGTATGATAGTCTTCGTTTAAAGCAATCAAAAATTGCAGGTAAAGATGCTTCGTGGTCTGAAGTAGATACGAAAGTAAGAGCAGCTTTATCAGACGCAAAAGCTAAAGGTGGTCAGATCGTTCTTTTAACAGGAACTATGGCAAGCCCGTCAACAGATAAATTGATTGCTGATTTCATTGCAAAAAATCCAACGGCTAAACACGTTGTTTATGATGCAGTATCAAGCTCTGATGCTCTTGATGCTTTCCAAATGGTTTATGGAGAAAGAGCATTACCAAATTATGATTTCTCAAAAGCAGATGTTATTGTTTCTGTTGGTGCTGATATCTTAGGAGATTGGCAAGGTGGAGGATATGATGCAGGTTATGCAAAAGGACGTATTCCTAAAAACGGGAAAATGTCGAAACACATCCAGATTGAGGCAAACATGTCTTTAGCGGGTGCAAATGCAGACAAGCGTATTCCTTTGACTGTTACAGATCAAAAACTTGCTTTAGTAAAAATATTCAATGTAGTTACCGGTGCTTCTGTTGCAACTTCAAAAATTGCCAATGAAGAAGCGGTAATGAAAGCTGCTCAGCAATTAAAAGCTGCTGCAGGAAAAGGAGTTTTGGTTTCAGGATTGGACGATGTTAATGCACAATTATTAGTATTGGCTATTAACAGAGCTTTAAGTTCTGAAGCGTTCAACACGGCTGCAACCCGTTTAATCCGTAAAGGGGATGCTAAAGCGGTAGCGCAATTGGTTAACGATATGAAATCGGGAGCAGTTCATACTTTGATTATGAACGGTGTTAATCCGGTTTATACTTTACCAAATGCAAAAGACTTCTTGGAAGGACTTAATAAAGTAAAATTATCGGTTGCATTTTCATTAAAAGAAGATGAAACAGCTTCAAAATCAGCTGTCGCAGTTGCTGTGCCGCACTACCTGGAGTCCTGGGGTGATGTAACCATCGCCAAAGGTCACTACAGTATTACGCAGCCAACAATTCGTCCGTTGTTTGATACAAAACAATTCCAGGAAGCATTATTGTCCTGGACAGGAAATCCGGCTTCTTATTATGATTTCCTAAAAGCAACCAGCGCTGCTATCGCTACCGGAACAACCTGGAATAGCTTGGTACACGATGGTGTTTTTGTTTCGGAAGTAGCACCTCTTGCAGGTTCTGCTGCTGATTTCGGTTCTGCTGCCGGAAAATTAGCACAAGCTAAAAATGCTGGCGGATTAGAATTAGTATTGTATACTAAAACCGGAATGGGAGACGGGCAACAGGCAAATAACCCTTGGTTACAAGAGTTCCCGGATCCGATTACCCGTGTGTCTTGGGATAACTATGTAACAGTAGCTAAAAAAGATGCTGAAAAATTAGGATTGGTAAACTACAATGTTGCAAACGGAGGTTTGAACGGAAGTTATACAACTATTGAAGTTGCCGGTGTTAAGTTAGAAAACGTTCCTGTAATTATTCAACCAGGTCAGGCTGTTGGAACAATCGGAGTTGCTTTAGGTTATGGCCGTAAAGAAGCAATGAAACAGGAAATGCAGGTTGGGGTTAATGCTTATGCGCTTTATGCAGGTATGAAATCCGACCAGGTAGCTAAGGTTACTAAAGCTAACGGAGATCACGAGTTTGCTTGTGTTCAGTTACAAAAAACATTGATGGGTAGAGGTGATATCATCAAAGAAACTACCCTTGAAATATTCAATACTAAAGATGCTGCAGAGTGGAATATTGTTCCAATGGTATCTTTAGATCACAAAGAAACACCTGCAACTAAAGTAGATCTTTGGGATTCTTTCGACCGTTCTATCGGTCACCACTTTAACTTATCGATCGATTTGAATGCTTGTACAGGATGTGGAGCTTGCGTTATTGCTTGTCACGCTGAAAACAACGTTCCTGTTGTTGGTAAATCAGAGGTAAGAAGAAGCCGTGATATGCACTGGTTGCGTATTGACAGATACTACTCTTCTCAGGATACCTTCAAAGGTGATGTGGAGTTAAAAGAAGGTGCTTCCGGATTAATGAACTCTATCGATACTTTTACAGGTATGGAAGATCCGTCAGAAAATCCACAGGTAGCATTCCAGCCGGTAATGTGTCAGCACTGTAACCACGCACCTTGTGAAACAGTTTGTCCGGTAGCGGCAACATCACACGGTCGTCAGGGGCAAAACCACATGGCATACAACCGTTGCGTTGGTACTCGTTATTGTGCAAACAACTGTCCTTATAAAGTACGTCGTTTCAACTGGTTCTTATACAACAAGAACAGCGAATTCGATTACCACATGAATGACGATTTAGGTCGTATGGTATTGAACCCGGATGTTAACGTTCGTTCAAGAGGGGTAATGGAAAAATGTTCACTATGTATCCAAATGACTCAGGCTACTATCCTTAAAGCGAAACGCGAAGGCAGAGCAGTCGGTAAAGATGAATTTGATGTAGCTTGTTCTGCAGCTTGTTCAAGTGGTGCCATGATCTTTGGTGACGTAAATGATAAAGAAAGCAAAGTAGCTAAATTAGCTGAAGATGACAGAATGTATCATTTATTGGAGCACATCGGAACAAAACCAAATGTATTCTATCACGTAAAAGTTAGAAATACCTAA
- the nrfD gene encoding NrfD/PsrC family molybdoenzyme membrane anchor subunit: MSSHYEAPIRKPLVIGDKTYHDVTVDVARPVEGRANKQWWIVFSIALTAFLWGVGCMTYTITTGIGTWGLNKTVGWAWDITNFVWWVGIGHAGTLISAVLLLFRQKWRMAINRSAEAMTIFSVVQAGLFPIIHMGRPWLGYWVLPIPNQFGSLWVNFNSPLLWDVFAISTYLSVSLVFWWTGLLPDFAMLRDRAVTPFTKRVYSILSFGWSGRAKDWQRFEEVSLVLAGLATPLVLSVHTIVSFDFATSVIPGWHTTILPPYFVAGAIFSGFAMVNTLLIIMRKVSNLEEYITVQHIELMNIVVMITGSIVGIAYITELFVAWYSGVEYEQYAFLNRATGPYWWSYWLMMTCNVFSPQFMWFKKLRTSIMFSFIISIVVNIGMWFERFVIIVTSLHRDYLPSSWTMFQPTFVDAGIYIGTIGFFFVLFLLYSRSFPVIAQAEVKTILKTSGDNYKRQREQEGHNSHNH, from the coding sequence ATGTCGTCTCATTACGAAGCACCCATTAGAAAACCTTTGGTTATAGGTGATAAAACTTATCACGATGTAACAGTAGATGTGGCTAGACCGGTTGAAGGTAGAGCAAACAAACAATGGTGGATAGTTTTTTCTATCGCTTTAACAGCATTCCTTTGGGGAGTTGGCTGTATGACTTACACCATTACTACAGGTATCGGAACATGGGGATTAAATAAAACAGTAGGTTGGGCATGGGATATCACTAACTTCGTTTGGTGGGTTGGTATCGGTCACGCCGGAACTCTAATTTCTGCAGTATTATTGTTATTCCGTCAAAAGTGGAGAATGGCAATTAACCGTTCTGCGGAAGCGATGACTATCTTCTCGGTAGTACAAGCAGGTTTATTCCCAATTATTCACATGGGTCGTCCATGGTTAGGATACTGGGTATTACCAATCCCGAATCAGTTCGGATCTCTTTGGGTGAACTTTAACTCACCGTTACTTTGGGACGTATTCGCGATTTCAACGTATTTATCAGTATCATTGGTTTTCTGGTGGACTGGTTTATTACCTGACTTTGCCATGCTACGTGACAGAGCGGTAACACCTTTTACTAAAAGAGTTTATTCTATCCTGTCTTTCGGATGGAGCGGTAGAGCAAAAGACTGGCAACGTTTTGAAGAAGTATCTTTAGTATTAGCCGGATTAGCAACACCACTTGTACTTTCTGTACACACGATCGTATCCTTTGACTTTGCTACTTCAGTTATTCCTGGATGGCACACAACAATCTTACCTCCGTACTTCGTTGCAGGAGCGATTTTCTCCGGATTCGCAATGGTTAATACCTTGTTGATTATCATGAGAAAAGTTTCAAATCTTGAAGAATACATTACTGTTCAGCATATCGAATTAATGAATATCGTTGTAATGATTACCGGATCTATCGTAGGTATCGCGTATATTACAGAGTTATTCGTTGCCTGGTATTCCGGAGTAGAGTATGAGCAATATGCTTTCTTAAACAGAGCAACAGGACCTTACTGGTGGTCATACTGGTTGATGATGACTTGTAACGTTTTCTCTCCACAGTTCATGTGGTTCAAAAAACTAAGAACAAGTATCATGTTCTCATTCATTATCTCTATCGTTGTAAACATCGGTATGTGGTTCGAGCGTTTCGTAATTATCGTTACCTCATTACACAGAGATTACCTTCCTTCATCTTGGACAATGTTCCAGCCAACATTTGTTGATGCTGGTATTTATATCGGAACAATCGGTTTCTTCTTTGTATTATTCTTATTGTATTCAAGAAGCTTCCCGGTAATTGCTCAGGCAGAGGTGAAAACAATCTTGAAAACATCCGGAGATAATTACAAGAGACAAAGAGAACAAGAAGGACATAATTCACATAATCATTAA
- a CDS encoding DUF3341 domain-containing protein, with product MSNKVIHAIYNDDDILMDAVKATRAAHHHIEEVYTPFPVHGLDKAMGLAPTRIAIASFLYGLVGLSVAASLMNYVMIVDWPQDIGGKPSFSFIDNMPAFVPIMFELTVFFAAHLMVITFYMRSKLWPFKAAENPDVRTTDDHFLMEVALHGSEEDMVSFFKNTGAVEVKVIDKH from the coding sequence ATGAGTAATAAAGTTATACATGCTATATACAATGATGATGACATCCTGATGGATGCTGTTAAAGCAACACGTGCCGCTCATCATCATATTGAAGAAGTTTACACGCCATTCCCGGTTCACGGGTTGGACAAAGCAATGGGATTAGCACCTACAAGAATTGCTATCGCTTCTTTCCTTTACGGTTTAGTTGGTCTATCTGTTGCTGCATCATTAATGAATTATGTAATGATTGTAGACTGGCCACAAGATATTGGTGGAAAACCAAGTTTCAGCTTCATTGATAATATGCCTGCTTTTGTGCCTATTATGTTTGAATTAACAGTGTTCTTCGCTGCCCACTTAATGGTTATTACTTTCTATATGAGAAGTAAATTATGGCCTTTCAAAGCAGCTGAAAACCCTGATGTAAGAACTACAGATGATCACTTCTTAATGGAAGTTGCACTTCACGGAAGCGAAGAAGATATGGTTTCTTTCTTCAAAAACACGGGTGCTGTAGAAGTTAAAGTAATTGATAAGCATTAA
- a CDS encoding c-type cytochrome, whose protein sequence is MKALYKIVALVGVSIVTTSCFNKSKPNYQFFPNMYESVAYETYSQSAAFKNGKEGQLPAKGSIPRGFTPYEYENSTAGYELAKANLKSPLDSTTIDSERGTQLFNIYCAICHGENGDGKGKLVKREKFLGVPSYADRQVTEGSVFHVITYGLNSMGSHANQLNQEERWQVVDHVLKLKAGL, encoded by the coding sequence ATGAAAGCCTTATATAAAATAGTAGCATTAGTAGGTGTATCGATTGTTACAACATCTTGTTTTAACAAATCAAAGCCTAACTATCAGTTCTTTCCAAATATGTACGAGTCTGTAGCTTATGAAACGTATTCACAATCTGCAGCTTTCAAAAATGGTAAGGAAGGTCAGTTACCTGCAAAAGGTTCTATCCCAAGAGGATTTACACCTTATGAATATGAAAATTCAACAGCAGGCTATGAATTAGCTAAAGCAAACCTGAAATCTCCTTTGGATTCTACAACCATTGATTCTGAAAGAGGAACACAACTTTTTAATATTTACTGTGCAATTTGCCATGGTGAAAACGGAGACGGAAAAGGGAAATTGGTTAAAAGAGAAAAATTCTTAGGGGTACCAAGTTACGCCGACAGACAAGTTACAGAGGGAAGTGTTTTCCATGTAATTACTTATGGTTTGAACTCCATGGGATCTCACGCAAACCAATTGAACCAGGAAGAACGCTGGCAAGTTGTGGATCACGTGTTGAAATTAAAAGCAGGATTATAA
- a CDS encoding quinol:cytochrome C oxidoreductase, producing the protein MYTFSSKLKTFAFVLMALGLVGIAFGFLTAPKTVEDVEKILANSHHGGHHTEAVAHESHDDHAATDVAHHEAAKTEAVVSDSLKTTAQDTVKAAAAPVVDEHHNDNHKVEAAHGHEGADAHAEHQEHLEHVLHQLQNKPWAALYVACIFFMLISVGVLAFYAIQWAAQAGWSPVLFRVMEGITSYLLPGSIIFFILLIASGMHLNHLFIWMDPEVVKHDELIQGKVGFLNVPFFLIRAAIFLAGWNLYRFLSRKNSLAQDNANDDSFYKKNFKLAAGFLVFFIVTESIASWDWIMSVDPHWYSTLFGWYVFASFFVSGITTIAFVTLYLKSKGHLEYVNTSHIHDLAKFMFGISVFWTYLWFSQFMLMWYSNIPEEVTYFITRIENYKLPFFGMLALNFVFPILILINTDFKRLTWVVVMAGILILTGHYIDFFNMIMPATVGDQWFIGVSEISSLLFFFGLFIFVVFTALTKAPLLAKRNPLIEESKHFHY; encoded by the coding sequence ATGTACACATTTTCAAGCAAATTAAAAACTTTTGCATTTGTCTTAATGGCTTTAGGGTTAGTAGGGATTGCATTTGGTTTTTTGACTGCACCTAAGACCGTTGAAGACGTAGAGAAAATTTTAGCCAATAGTCATCATGGTGGACATCATACAGAGGCTGTAGCACATGAATCGCACGACGATCATGCTGCAACCGATGTGGCACACCACGAGGCTGCTAAAACTGAAGCGGTAGTTTCAGATTCATTAAAAACAACAGCACAAGATACTGTTAAAGCCGCAGCTGCACCTGTAGTTGACGAGCACCATAACGATAATCACAAAGTTGAAGCCGCTCATGGACATGAGGGAGCTGATGCACATGCTGAACATCAAGAACATTTAGAACACGTTTTACACCAGTTGCAAAACAAACCATGGGCTGCCTTATATGTTGCCTGTATCTTCTTCATGTTAATCTCTGTTGGAGTACTTGCTTTCTATGCAATCCAATGGGCTGCACAGGCAGGATGGTCTCCGGTACTTTTCAGAGTTATGGAAGGGATCACCAGTTATTTATTACCGGGTTCGATCATTTTCTTTATCCTGTTAATTGCAAGCGGAATGCATTTAAACCACTTGTTTATCTGGATGGATCCGGAAGTAGTAAAACACGATGAATTGATTCAGGGTAAAGTAGGATTCCTAAACGTTCCTTTCTTCCTGATCAGAGCTGCTATTTTCTTAGCAGGTTGGAATCTTTACCGTTTCTTGTCAAGAAAAAATTCCCTTGCACAGGACAATGCTAATGATGATTCTTTCTACAAAAAGAACTTCAAATTAGCGGCTGGATTCTTAGTATTCTTCATCGTAACAGAATCTATAGCTTCCTGGGACTGGATTATGTCTGTAGATCCACACTGGTATAGTACATTATTCGGATGGTATGTGTTTGCAAGTTTCTTTGTAAGCGGTATTACGACTATTGCATTCGTTACTTTGTACTTAAAATCAAAAGGACATTTAGAATATGTAAATACAAGCCACATCCACGATTTAGCAAAATTCATGTTTGGTATCTCTGTATTCTGGACGTATTTATGGTTCTCACAATTTATGTTAATGTGGTATTCTAATATACCGGAAGAGGTTACTTATTTTATTACAAGAATTGAGAACTACAAATTACCATTCTTCGGTATGTTAGCGCTTAACTTTGTATTCCCGATATTAATTTTAATTAATACAGATTTCAAACGTCTGACATGGGTTGTAGTAATGGCTGGTATTCTTATTTTAACTGGACATTATATTGATTTCTTTAATATGATTATGCCTGCAACTGTTGGAGATCAGTGGTTTATTGGAGTATCTGAGATCAGTTCATTATTATTCTTCTTTGGATTATTCATCTTTGTAGTATTTACAGCTTTAACAAAAGCACCGTTACTGGCAAAACGTAATCCGTTAATTGAAGAAAGTAAACATTTTCATTATTAA
- a CDS encoding cytochrome c oxidase subunit II, which translates to MTGLLVLIVVVLLGVAIWQLTKIFDLTQIGQSSVEKSEIANERDNNVNGYLMFGFLGFIYIFTIYSLLKWGHLVLGTPASEHGTHYDNLMMISMVLIFIVQTITQALLHYFSFKYRGSKDKKALYFADNDKLEFIWTIIPVIVLAGLILYGLYAWTNIMFVDEEEEVIYVELYAKQFSWEARYAGEDNSLGKANVRFIQGVNTLGVDMADPNAQDDKVVNELHLPVGKKVVFKIRSQDVLHSAYMPHFRAQMNCVPGMVTQFAFTPSVTTDQMRQDPAIVEKVANINKIRAKRSAELVAKGETALDPYTFDYLLLCNKICGPSHYNMQMKIVVESEADYKKWLKGKPTLASAIKDANKTEAPAAASEAKAPEATAPVADTTKVLAQVVKK; encoded by the coding sequence ATGACAGGTTTATTGGTACTTATAGTTGTAGTTTTGTTAGGAGTTGCTATATGGCAATTGACTAAGATATTCGATTTAACTCAAATTGGACAGTCTTCTGTTGAAAAATCAGAAATTGCCAACGAAAGAGATAATAATGTTAATGGGTATTTAATGTTTGGGTTCTTAGGGTTTATTTATATATTCACTATCTACTCTTTATTGAAATGGGGACATTTGGTTCTGGGAACTCCGGCTTCGGAACACGGAACACATTATGACAACCTGATGATGATTTCAATGGTTTTGATTTTCATCGTTCAAACAATCACCCAGGCATTATTGCACTACTTCTCATTCAAATACAGAGGTAGTAAAGACAAAAAAGCATTATATTTTGCTGATAATGATAAATTAGAATTTATCTGGACAATTATCCCGGTAATTGTATTGGCAGGATTAATCCTTTACGGATTATATGCATGGACAAACATCATGTTTGTTGATGAAGAAGAAGAAGTGATCTACGTTGAATTATATGCAAAACAGTTTAGCTGGGAAGCACGTTATGCCGGTGAAGACAACTCATTAGGTAAAGCAAACGTTAGATTCATTCAGGGTGTGAATACTTTAGGTGTTGACATGGCTGATCCAAATGCACAAGATGATAAAGTAGTTAATGAATTACACTTGCCGGTTGGTAAAAAAGTAGTATTCAAGATTCGTTCTCAGGACGTTTTACACTCTGCTTATATGCCACACTTCAGAGCGCAGATGAACTGTGTTCCGGGTATGGTGACGCAGTTTGCTTTCACGCCTTCTGTAACTACAGATCAGATGCGTCAGGATCCTGCTATCGTTGAAAAAGTAGCAAACATCAATAAGATTAGAGCAAAAAGAAGTGCTGAACTTGTTGCTAAAGGTGAAACCGCTTTAGATCCATATACTTTCGATTACTTATTATTATGTAATAAAATTTGTGGTCCTTCTCACTACAACATGCAAATGAAAATTGTAGTTGAAAGCGAAGCAGATTACAAAAAATGGTTAAAAGGGAAACCTACTTTAGCTAGTGCTATTAAAGATGCTAACAAAACGGAAGCTCCGGCTGCTGCATCTGAAGCTAAAGCTCCGGAAGCGACTGCTCCTGTAGCTGATACAACTAAAGTTTTAGCACAAGTAGTAAAAAAATAA
- a CDS encoding cytochrome c oxidase subunit I has translation MSAVGHDNSHEHDHGHEHHHKDTFITKYIFSIDHKMIAKQYLITGIVMGIIGIIMSLLFRMQIAWPEESFKIFEILLGDKFAPGGVMRNDIYLALVTIHGTIMVFFVLTAGLSGTFSNLLIPLQIGARDMASGFMNMVSYWLFFLSSVIMIISLFVESGPASAGWTIYPPLSALPQAIPGSGTGMTLWLVSMAIFIASSLMGSLNYVVTVINLRTKGMSMTRLPLTIWAFFVTAVIGIVSFPVLLSAALLLIFDRSFGTSFFLSDIFISGEVLHYQGGSPVLFEHLFWFLGHPEVYIVILPAMGITSEVIATNARKPIFGYRAMITSILAIAFLSTIVWGHHMFVSGMNPFLGSVFTFTTLLIAIPSAVKAFNYITTLWKGNLQLNPAMLFCIGFVSTFITGGLTGIILGDSTLDINVHDTYFVIAHFHLVMGISALYGMFAGIYHWFPKMFGRMLNKNLGYIHFWVTAVCAYGVFFPMHFIGMAGLPRRYYTNTAFPLFDDLADVNVLITMFALIGAAFQLVFLWNFFYSIFKGQKATQNPWRSNTLEWTTPVEHIHGNWPGEIPEVYRWSYDYSKPGHDEDFVPQNVPMKPGEEQLHH, from the coding sequence ATGTCAGCAGTAGGACACGATAACAGTCACGAACACGATCACGGGCACGAACATCACCATAAAGATACTTTTATCACAAAGTACATCTTTAGTATAGATCATAAGATGATTGCGAAGCAATACTTAATTACAGGTATTGTTATGGGTATCATCGGTATTATAATGTCGCTATTATTCCGTATGCAGATTGCATGGCCGGAAGAGTCTTTCAAAATCTTTGAAATCCTTTTAGGCGATAAATTTGCTCCGGGAGGAGTTATGCGAAATGATATTTATTTGGCATTGGTAACCATCCATGGTACCATCATGGTATTCTTTGTATTGACAGCCGGATTGAGCGGTACTTTCAGTAACCTTTTAATTCCGCTTCAAATTGGAGCAAGAGATATGGCATCCGGATTTATGAACATGGTTTCATACTGGTTGTTCTTCCTTTCTTCCGTTATCATGATTATCTCTCTTTTTGTAGAATCCGGACCGGCATCTGCAGGTTGGACAATTTACCCGCCTTTAAGTGCTTTACCACAAGCGATTCCAGGTTCTGGAACAGGTATGACACTATGGTTGGTTTCTATGGCAATATTCATTGCTTCTTCATTAATGGGATCACTAAACTATGTAGTTACAGTTATTAACCTGAGAACAAAAGGTATGTCCATGACACGCCTTCCGTTAACCATCTGGGCTTTCTTTGTTACGGCTGTTATTGGTATCGTATCGTTCCCGGTATTATTATCTGCTGCATTATTATTGATTTTCGACAGAAGCTTCGGAACATCATTCTTCTTGTCGGATATCTTTATCTCCGGAGAAGTTTTACATTACCAGGGAGGTTCTCCGGTATTGTTCGAACACTTATTCTGGTTCTTAGGTCACCCTGAGGTATATATTGTAATCTTACCTGCAATGGGTATTACATCGGAAGTTATTGCTACGAATGCCCGTAAACCGATCTTCGGTTACCGTGCAATGATTACATCAATCTTAGCAATTGCATTCTTATCTACTATCGTTTGGGGTCACCACATGTTCGTATCGGGTATGAATCCGTTCTTAGGATCTGTATTTACCTTTACTACCTTATTAATTGCAATTCCATCGGCTGTAAAAGCGTTCAACTACATTACAACACTTTGGAAAGGTAACCTTCAGTTAAACCCTGCTATGTTATTCTGTATCGGATTCGTTTCGACATTCATCACAGGAGGTTTAACCGGGATTATTTTAGGAGACAGTACATTAGATATTAACGTTCACGATACTTATTTCGTTATTGCACACTTTCACTTGGTAATGGGTATTTCTGCTCTTTACGGAATGTTTGCCGGAATCTACCATTGGTTCCCTAAAATGTTCGGAAGAATGTTGAATAAAAACTTAGGTTATATTCACTTCTGGGTAACGGCAGTTTGTGCTTACGGAGTATTCTTCCCAATGCACTTTATCGGTATGGCAGGTTTGCCAAGACGTTACTATACCAACACTGCTTTCCCTTTATTTGATGATTTAGCAGACGTAAACGTATTAATCACAATGTTCGCTTTAATCGGAGCAGCATTCCAGTTAGTATTCTTATGGAACTTCTTCTACAGCATTTTCAAAGGACAAAAAGCAACGCAAAACCCATGGAGATCAAACACGTTAGAGTGGACTACTCCGGTTGAGCACATTCACGGAAACTGGCCAGGTGAAATTCCTGAGGTTTACAGATGGTCTTACGACTATAGCAAACCAGGACATGATGAAGATTTCGTTCCTCAGAATGTACCAATGAAGCCGGGTGAAGAACAATTACATCACTAA